CACCCTGCGTGACGGACTCATCGTCACTGGAGGGAAAGAACgaccgtaagtgtgtgtgtgtgtgtgtgttatattttCTATGTTAAATTATGTGTGTGTAACGTTGTGAGTGTGTGCCGTAGGACCAAAGAAGGCGGTGCAGTGAAGCTGTGGGATCAGGAGATGAAGCGCTGCAGAGCCTTTCAGTTGGAGACGGGTCAGCAGGTGGAGAACGTCCGGTCTGTCTGCAGAGGAAAGGTAACTGCTCCACTACGAGGACTACTAACCAGTTACATTCCAGTCACACACCCACCCTTCTGGTTGTCCAGGGGAAGATCCTGGTGGGAACCAAAGATGGGGAGATCATTGAGGTCGGGGAGAAGAACGCGGCCTCCAACACGATGATCAACGGTCACACTCAGGGAGGGATCTGGGGTTTAGCCACACACCCCTTCAAAGACGTCTTCATCTCGGCCAGCGACGACGGGACCATCCGGATCTGGGACCTGGCAGACAAGGTACCAGACTTTGCAGTTCTGGGCCACTTCGTGGGACACAATATGTTTCTCTAATCCTTCTTTGTGTgtcagaaactcctgaacaagGTGAGTCTGGGTCATCCCGCCAAATGCACCTGCTACAGTCCCAATGGGGAGATGGTTTCCATCGGCATGGAGAACGGAGAGTTCATCGTTCTGCTGGTCAACTCGCTCACCGTGTGGGGCAAGAAGAGGGACCGCAGCGTGGCCATCCAGGACATCCGGTACGACCTCGGCCCGTCAGCTCTCTGCCGCTCGTCCTCTTCAGGGCTTTTAGGAATTTGTCTTCCGTTTCAGGTTCAGTCCAGACAACCGATTTTTGGCGGTGGGTTCGGTGGACAGTGCGGTGGATTTCTATGACCTGACTCTTGGGCCGTCGCTCAATCGGATTGGTTACTGTAAGGACATCCCGGGTGCCGTCATCCAGATGGACTTCTCCGCTGACAGCACACACATCCAGGTCAGGAGAGGAAAGACCCGAGTGCCGTGAGGGCAGCGAAGGTCGGCTTTAATCTCGTCTCTTGGTTCTTTGGTTCTCAGGTGGCAAGCAGCAGCTACACCCGGCAGGTCCACGAAGTCCCTTCAGGAAAGATCGTAACTGAGCCGCTTGTCACCGACAGGATTACCTGGGCCACCTGGACCAGGTGAACCTGAGAGCCTCACCTACTCTTCTCACGACAGGGAACCAATAAGGGAAAGTCTGCCACATTGGAGACATGAGAGGTtcactgactgcaggtccagAGGGTTTAAAAATCGAAGGGAACTCCTGTTAGCCCAGGGAAACCACATTCAGAGCACAGGGGGAACCACATCTACACAGTTTGACTGGTCACCTCAGTtctttatgtctgttttttttgcagcattCTGGGAGACGAAGTTCTGGGGATTTGGCCTCGTAACGCTGAGAAGGCCGACGTGAACTGCGCCTGCGTTTCTCACGCCGGCCTGAATCTGGTGACCGGCGACGACTTCGGCCTCATCAAGCTGTTCGATTTCCCCACCACAGAGAAGTTTGTGAGTGACCCTCCGTCGCGGTGACCGTCTTGTATCCCAGCGCTGGCTCGTCCTtcaccgcctcctcctgctctctcttcAGGCCAAACACAAGCGCTACTTCGGCCACTCCGCCCACGTCACCAACGTTCGATTTTCCTGTGACGATAAGTACGTGGTGAGCGCTGGAGGCAGCGACTGCAGGTGAGATTCCGCCAGAGCTCTCAGCTCCATCAGTGCCAGACGTCTGAGGGTGTGAGTCCCACCACAACACCCTGGTTGGCTCAGTAGACTTGCTAGCAGGTGTAGAAAGTGTTCAGAGCATCAGGAAGGGATAGATCCTCCCTCTGTAGTGTCTGATTATTGTTATATTCTAAGtttaaatggaaagaaaacctacttttttattctgtttgaatgtttttaactcttctttttgtgttttttgcagtttgtttgtgtggaaaTGTCAGTGAagactcctgctgctcctgctgacagaccccctcctcctcctgggaatcaaacctgtgaCTCTTGTCCATTGAAAAGCATTAAATGAGTGTCGTGTATGTTGTGGTGCAGTGGATCTGTGTGTtaggatttttatttaatttttgtttgtctgttcttttttacacacacactggtggtTATCAAACCATGGTGCTACAACCAGTGAGGgctttactgtgtgtgtggataagtggtgtgtgtatgtgtgtgtaggccagtgaaatgtgtatgtgtgtgtagctgtgttgAAACTTGGACAAAAAGTAGAAAATCTAttgaataaaatgcattttacatCGGCACAGTGGTGCTGCGTCTCTTTACTGGTGCAATCAGGTGTGTAATTACACTAAACATTGTCTTTGTTCATCTAGatgaaaatacattcaaaaatgttttcccagacaaaaaaacccaaaatagttcaacttttttttttctttttttttgtggataaCATCAAAAACGTGTGTGATGGTGTGAGTATAAACCTGAGCCACACGTGTCTATGATAGACTTTTCACTCTTATTTTTTGATCCACCACaatcctcctccctcttcattttcacatcattacTCCGAAGCCTCCGCGCCAGCtaaaattcaaaaaaaggtCACAGACGTCCTGGAGTCCAGCTCTGCTCCCCTCCTCTGcacttctgtttgtttcaaCCTTCAACATGAGTTTACCACTGATTAAACAGAGCTAATTGTAAAGGAAACAGCATCATATGTGTATCTAAGTACAtttgaaatttgttttattcatttgcacAGAATAAAGAAATAATGCAGAATTccaggaagtgaagaaaaccTAGAGGCTCAAACTCCtatcttttattttgtattttttatatatatatatatttaatgttcatctttttttttggtactcTTCTATTTATTTACTGCCCCCtggctgctgtcactctgctacATTTCCGCATTGTGTTAAATGATcagttcttcctcctccgcgccagcaggcggcgctgtgCGTGACCTCTGCAGGTCGTGCGGATGCTGTCATGGCGGCTCCCTGTGCCCGGCGAGCCTGATGAGGATAAACAAGGTGCCGAAAACTATGGAGATCTGAGAGTTTCTCCCGGGAAACAGGACCGTGTGATCTCAGGTAGAGGCGCGTGCACACGTCTGCACCCGTTCGTGACGAGCGCGCGCTCCGTTTCACGTGTATTCGCTCTTTtctcgtgttttttttatccattttctTAGAGTTGCGGTCACGAGCGGCGTGATGGACAGATTAGGGTTTCAGTAAATCCGGCCACATGTCCGGAGTGACCGTATCGATCCGATCACAGAGACAGCAGTGTCTTCATTCCAGTTTTTCTGACCGGAAGAGGGGCTACACCTGCAGGTATGAATGTGATGTCATCAGTAATTCAGGGGGCGTGGCGACTTgttctggccccgcccctcgtCTCTCTGGCCCGGGGCCCCGCCCGGCGGCTCACCTGTCCACAGGTCCGACCCTTCTCATCCAAACGGGTGAGTGAGAGATGAGAAACATCAGGTGCTTTTCCCATGAGCGCAGACAAGTACTGATACTGAAATTGCctctgcaggtcaaaggtcacaagAAGGATCACGTGAAGATGGAGAAACGTAAAatagagaaacaggaagtggagatcAGGCAGAGGATGACGGTGGCGGCGCTCGCTGACGCCATGAATAAAGATTTTGGTAGGAAGCGGGTCGGTGACGTGACAGCCATTTTTTTCCTGCGTTGGTTGAGTGAAGTTGTGTTTGTCAGATCACGTGTTGGAGGCTCTGCTGAACACCACGATGGACCTGGACGCTCTGCAGCCGCACACCGTCCTGGAGGAGAAGTGGATCAAAGAGGTGGTCACTCGGTCCGGGATGAAGTTCAAATGGGCCAATCTGAGTGAAACCCGAGAGAAACCCAACAGGGACGTCCAGCGCCGGTGAGAGCAGGTCCTCCTCCCGCTCTGTCCACCGCAGGACTGCGATCTTCTGTCCGCTCTGCCTCTGATTCTGAATCACACTTCCTCAGGACTGTATCATCTCAACACACCTTCACATCTCACACGCCATCCAGTCAGATGAAGCTAGAAACCAGCCGCAGCACAGTGACAAAACATCCGGAATCCGATCACGCCCTCTCTGACTTTTGACCTGTGACCCTATCAGACCCCCGGCGGACCCCTCCCTCCTGGTGAGTCGCCCTCCGGTGGTCACCATCATGGGGCACGTGGACCACGGTAAGACCACCCTGCTGGACAGCCTGCGGAAGAGCCAGATCGTGGCGACGGAGGCCGGCGGGATCACGCAGCACATCGGAGCCTTTCTGGGTAAGACTGTCGGTAAAGTCAGAGGAAACTTCCTAAAGCAGCCAAAGTGTTGTAACATATAAACTGGTCTGAAATTACCGATAAAGTCTTGTTAAATCAGACATTTCCTGGCGTCGGGCGTTTGCAGTGGACGTCTCGTTCCGATGTTTTCGTAGCTTCATCCGGTTCTCCTCCCCTCCTAGTCCAGCTGCCCACGGGCGAGAAGATCACCTTCCTGGACACGCCCGGTCACGCCGCCTTCTCTTCCATGAGAGCCCGCGGCGCCAATTCCACCGACATCGTCATCCTGGTGGTGGCGGCCGACGACGGCGTCATGAACCAGACGGTGGAGTCCATCCAGCACGCCAAGAAAGCCGGGGGTACGAAACCCACGCGGTTAACCTCCGACTGCCACCGCTGTGGAATATTCCTGTTGGCAGTGAGGGTGAATTGCGCGTTTCCTCTGTTTCAGTGCCGATCATCGTGGCGGTGAATAAGTGTGACAAACCTCAGGCCGACCCTCAGAGGGTCaagcaggagctgctggctcACGACGTCGTCTGCGAGGAGTTCGGAGGCGACGTTCAGGCCATCCACGTCTCGGCGCTGAAGGTCAGGGAAGCCTCCCTCACTCAGACCGATGACGTCGCTGTCGTCTAAACGATGTCACTGCGGTTGTCAGGGCGATAACCTGCTGGCGCTGGCGGAGGCCACCGTCGCGCTGGCGGAGGTCCTGGAGCTGAAGGCGGAGCCGAGCGGGCCGATGGAGGGACTGGTCATCGAGAGCCGGACGGACAAAGGCAAAGGGTGAGTcagcgctccgccgccgccgccgtcccacGCCGATCCTCGAGTGACGCGTCCCCGTCTCCTCAGCCCTGTGACCACCGCCATCGTCCAGCGGGGGGCGCTGAAGCGAGGCTGCGTGCTGGTGGCGGGGAAGGTCTGGGCCAAAGTTCGCTTCCTGTTCGACGAAAACgggaaggaggtgaaggaggcggGGCCGAGCGCCGCCGTGCAGGTGGTGGGGTGGAAGGAGCTGCCGCCCGCCGGGGAGACCATCATCGAAGTCGAGTCGGAGGTTCGTCGGTTTGTTTTGCGTGTTTGTTTTACCTGTGACGTCCGAGCGAGCCGCTGACGCCCGGAGTCTGTCGGCGTCGCCCCTGCAGCAACGGGCGCGAGAGGTCACGACCTGGAGgcgagagcaggaggagcagcagaagctggaggaggagcagagcgccgtgcagctgaagcagcagcaccacctggAGGAGTACCGGCGGGAGCGGGCGGAGCTGACCCATCTgagctggaggcagaggaaggCGGCGCTGTACCGCGCCAACAAGACGCAGTTCGCCTGCCGGCCCAGCGAGCGGCAGCAGAGCGACGAGGCCAGGCTGCCGCTCGTCATCAAAGGTACCACGTCCGGCCAGAGACACCCCAAAAACACACCCTCGAAATGTGAACATGACACCTTGAACACACCGTGAAATCACACAGTATTTCTTCTTATTATCATTACTCCTTTAATtctattatatatatatagactgtatatattaaaaaaaaaggtcaactgaagtgaagctttttaaagacttttttgaACAAATTCTACTATAAAATCAATCTGATCAGcctctgtgacctttgaccctcagGGGATGTGGACGGCTCTGTGGAGACACTCATCAACATCCTGGACAGTTACGATGCGCCGCAGCAGTGCGACCTGCAGGTCGTCCACTTCGGCGTGGGAGACATCTCCGAGAACGACGTCAACATGGCCGACACCTTCGGAGGTCAGGAGCCGCTCGGGGGTCAGAGGTGGCCGCTGGTCCGCGCGAGCGTCCCTCCTCCCTGACCGTGTTTTTATACTCTCAGGATCCATCTACGGCTTCAACGTGACGGCGAGCCGGGCGATCCAGCAGctggcggcgcggcgcggcgtcCCCCTGCGCCTCCACAACGTCATCTACAAACTGATCGACCAGCTGAAGGACGACCTCAGCGCCAAGCTGccgccgctcgcccagcagaccGTGGTCGGCGAGGCGGCCGTGCTCGCGGTTTTCGACGTGTCTGTCGGGAAGAAGAAGGTCCCCGTCGCCGGCTGCCGCGTCCAGAAGGGTCAGCTGGACCGCAAGCTCCGCTTCAGGCTGACCCGGGGTCAGGAGGTCCTGTGGGAGGGTGAGTGTCAGGACCGGGGGGGCGTGTGTGttcattctgttttttattgACTGTTCACTGGATTTATGACCTCATGTTCAATTCCTGAGTTTGTCATCTTACATGcacactgaattttttttattgttggtCGAGCACCAATCAGTGGTGGCTATTTATCTATTATCATACCTGTGATTACTATGAAACtgttcaattcagttcaaacGTGACTCAGTCTCAAGATGCTCAAGGTTAAAAGGTCAGAAGAGTTCTGCATCACTTCAAAAACCTGACGACAGTTTGGTGTCAGACGTATGCCCCCAATCAGAAAACGGAGTGTTAATTTTCCTGAGTCTTTTCTGATTGTCGGCTCTTGTTTACGTTATTTACTCAGGTTCCCTGGTGGCGTTGAAGCATCACAAAGACGAGGTGCAGACGGTGCGTACGGGGATGGAGTGCGGACTCTCTTTGGACGGCGAGGTGGAGTTCAACGCCGGGGATGTAATTGTGTGTTTCGAAGAGCATGAAGTGCCGCAGGTCACTGCGTGGGACCCCGGATTCTGATGTTCCATCATGCTTTACAGTAGAACGAATACAAAGACACGGGACATTTGCTTCAGATgtttattgaaaaaagaaaaataattatatGGTGGAAGGTGTTGCACTCTGATTGGACAAAAACTACAAACAGAGTGGACGAAGATCACTTCTTCTGGCTCTTGCCGGGCTTGGCGAGCAGCGCCGGGTCGATCTGGTCGGAACTCAAACCTCTGACGGCGAAGAGCCGTGCAGCGCGCTCCGACAGCGTCCCGCCGCATTTCAAACCCCGAGACATGAGCGCCTCCTTCAGGGCATCCATGCCCagagcctccagctgctccacggacGTCGCTGACGACGGCGAGGCCGGGCGCTGCAACAGGAAGTGACGCATTATTTATCTGTAACATGTGATTAAAACCAGTCTGATCACAACAACTTGACTCCTGAGTCTGTGATGGTACGTTTCACTGGAGGATCCAACAAACCACCAACCTGCTGACAGGGACTTTCAGGTCTCGGGTCCTCTGAGGGTCTGGTCTGTGCAGGTTCGGGGGTCTGGTCTGTCCTGCTCTCAGGGGGTctggtgggggaggggctgcaggaAGAAAGTTTCCATCAAACATTATTTAATCAAGACACTCAGAATGAGGTtccctgtttctgtttccaaactctacctgctgctggactctggctcctctcttctctgtgttgtcatggcaacaacacctccacagctggatgacgacgacgacgacgcttcttcctcctcatcctcctcttcttcctcgtcAGAGCTCGGCAGATCACCCACACCCATCCTGTAACCACGACAACAAGTCTGAGACAAACAGGAACTACCCGAGGGAACTCCACACCATGACATCATGTTGTCACGGTAACCACTCAAATTGCTGCTGCTGATTCTGCTAAGAGatgtaaaaagaagaaactgaccAGTCCCATGCTGccgccttcttcttcttcttctgtggtggctGCTCGCTCTGATCCCCATTCGGTCTCTTGGTGGTAGTGACGTCGCTGACCTTCACCTGGGTGCTGGACGAAGCCTGCAGACCTGAGAGCGGCACAGGAGAGGTCAGTGATCCGTCACATGATGCCAGGAGCAGGAGGCGGTGGAGAAAGGCAGCACCTTTGAGCACGGACTCCTCGAGGCGCTCCGACAGGTCGTGgcactgctgctggtactgcggGTCGGCGAACATGTGCTTAGGCTCCGACAGCTTCCTTTGCAAGCGCTCTGCACGCCGCTGCTCCTTCTCTGCTTCGCGGTCTGCCTGCTTCTTTAACCAGTCAGCCATCCTAGAAAAGTGGAGTTTTTGATATGCACATGAAATCTTAAATTCTCACCACTCAGAACAATTATTA
The nucleotide sequence above comes from Salarias fasciatus chromosome 6, fSalaFa1.1, whole genome shotgun sequence. Encoded proteins:
- the mtif2 gene encoding translation initiation factor IF-2, mitochondrial, translated to MNVMSSVIQGAWRLVLAPPLVSLARGPARRLTCPQVRPFSSKRVKGHKKDHVKMEKRKIEKQEVEIRQRMTVAALADAMNKDFDHVLEALLNTTMDLDALQPHTVLEEKWIKEVVTRSGMKFKWANLSETREKPNRDVQRRPPADPSLLVSRPPVVTIMGHVDHGKTTLLDSLRKSQIVATEAGGITQHIGAFLVQLPTGEKITFLDTPGHAAFSSMRARGANSTDIVILVVAADDGVMNQTVESIQHAKKAGVPIIVAVNKCDKPQADPQRVKQELLAHDVVCEEFGGDVQAIHVSALKGDNLLALAEATVALAEVLELKAEPSGPMEGLVIESRTDKGKGPVTTAIVQRGALKRGCVLVAGKVWAKVRFLFDENGKEVKEAGPSAAVQVVGWKELPPAGETIIEVESEQRAREVTTWRREQEEQQKLEEEQSAVQLKQQHHLEEYRRERAELTHLSWRQRKAALYRANKTQFACRPSERQQSDEARLPLVIKGDVDGSVETLINILDSYDAPQQCDLQVVHFGVGDISENDVNMADTFGGSIYGFNVTASRAIQQLAARRGVPLRLHNVIYKLIDQLKDDLSAKLPPLAQQTVVGEAAVLAVFDVSVGKKKVPVAGCRVQKGQLDRKLRFRLTRGQEVLWEGSLVALKHHKDEVQTVRTGMECGLSLDGEVEFNAGDVIVCFEEHEVPQVTAWDPGF
- the sde2 gene encoding splicing regulator SDE2; its protein translation is MEVYVNAKSLRFSQAFLFPNGSAVKHLLERVVQHQGVCCQDFYVVTGGRRSDSDELLQDGCVYHVEPRLRGGKGGFGSMLRALGAQIEKTTNREACRDLSGRRLRDVNHEKEMADWLKKQADREAEKEQRRAERLQRKLSEPKHMFADPQYQQQCHDLSERLEESVLKGLQASSSTQVKVSDVTTTKRPNGDQSEQPPQKKKKKAAAWDWMGVGDLPSSDEEEEEDEEEEASSSSSSSCGGVVAMTTQRREEPESSSSPSPTRPPESRTDQTPEPAQTRPSEDPRPESPCQQRPASPSSATSVEQLEALGMDALKEALMSRGLKCGGTLSERAARLFAVRGLSSDQIDPALLAKPGKSQKK